The Alphaproteobacteria bacterium US3C007 genomic interval AAAGCATCAATCATCAAGTTTTCGAGCAGCCCAAGAAATTCCACGTTTTACGATTTCTGTCACATCTGGCACTTTCAAATCCTCAAGGCGGTGCCCGATTGAACAATAGAAAATGCGTCCCTTATCCCATCTGCGTTTCCAAATTACTGGCACGACAGTGCCTTCGATCCACCATAAATGAACGCCTGAAAAAGTCGTGGTCGCCAACACTTCATTTGAGGCATCGGTTAACATAAAATACTGTTCGGAAACGAGCTCGAAACTTTTGATACCTTTTACGATCGGGTCATTGGGCCGGGTTATGGTCACGTCATAAGAAACGAAATCATCCGATGGAATAGGATTATCGGGCCAACCTGGAGGATGGGCGACAAATTGCCCCCCGATCAAAAAGTGATAGGTTGGGCGATCGCGGAAGGCATCCCCCATATGACCATGCCATCCGGCTAAGCCGCAGCCCGAGGCAACCAATTTTAGTAGTCCATCCTCCTGTTTTTTTGTCATATTCCCAAATTCGGGCTGATGAGAAGATCGCGCGCTTGACCAAATGGGTATGATGACATTCACATCAGATAAGGTTTCGGGCTGCTCTAGAGGCACGAGCGTATCGTAGATTTCAACGACATATCCGTCCGCCATCAACAAGTCAGAGCACCATTGTGCAAAATCAGTTGGCTTATGGCCTTGCCAGCCCCCTACGAATAAAACCGCCTTCATGTGTGTTCCTTTTTCAGATAGCTGATTACTGAGGCCATATCGCGGTTGGCATAGCCGTTTTGGCTGGCCTGATTCAAAATACCTAAGTTCAATTCTGCTTGCGGCATTTGAACATCCAAGCTCCGCGCCAAGCGTGTGGCAAGATCGACATCCTTGGCTGCTAAGCCAACGGTGAACGTAACTTGATGCGCCCG includes:
- a CDS encoding ThuA domain-containing protein, whose product is MKAVLFVGGWQGHKPTDFAQWCSDLLMADGYVVEIYDTLVPLEQPETLSDVNVIIPIWSSARSSHQPEFGNMTKKQEDGLLKLVASGCGLAGWHGHMGDAFRDRPTYHFLIGGQFVAHPPGWPDNPIPSDDFVSYDVTITRPNDPIVKGIKSFELVSEQYFMLTDASNEVLATTTFSGVHLWWIEGTVVPVIWKRRWDKGRIFYCSIGHRLEDLKVPDVTEIVKRGISWAARKLDD